The following proteins are encoded in a genomic region of Oncorhynchus kisutch isolate 150728-3 linkage group LG6, Okis_V2, whole genome shotgun sequence:
- the LOC109892930 gene encoding general transcription factor II-I repeat domain-containing protein 1 isoform X2, with protein sequence MLVRRGMAQMRKSGCDGIRTNSRTELRVPQVSARQEILTSLVSALDSVCTAMSKLNAEVACVTVHEDSVIAVGTEKGRAFLNSRREIQTDFHKFCRVHCLQGLTTVNAHAKVQESEFSKLGKEGGLGKQRASTDAHSNIFVLRKMVEEVFSVLYSEAVGKSNSLVPVPYEWILKDPSSVVAHGLPEGIALRKPAEYNTKTLMKILEQSNRIYFTVKRGTESPLRETKSSAGNVSNHNSFSGTTKILAKHGPASKPASTAQELSTASVSASNSMLHSFLYGMPMSSLPHPDGKLDLKPASLLNLDKDRLGAWVAGAEKGTAAKDSSDNGKIYNVTPQEEAVAEVADDGHPVLQGELGQSPPSIHVSKRLLFSLVHEKSEKWDSFIRETEDINTLRECVQILFNSRYAEALGLDHMVPVPYRKIACDPEAMEIIGIPDKIPFKRPCTYGVPKLKRILEERHGVRFVVKRMFDERIFTAAGKVAKEEGKHDINSTFEDGFPDNLQVPSAALELVTNPHSSRSTSSCVSPLADCEAGPSGDCIPLKKIKTEPPDGEIIQVTVPDASVSVEEPSEPRADPVAAALLAGATPAQAAPCRPLETHAAEALSSKPASQGLRRSSEGNLAEDIGEIILQLRRQVESLFSTKYAEALGLPESAKVPYSKFQMYPEELCVTGLPEGMTFRRPNCFGAARLRKILAVGSQIHFVIKRPELLTDLVKLEPPPLPACDSDLDSKDALSEDVGAAMQRPSFPDSLEAKLSRIDLANTLREQVQDLFNRKYGEALGIKYPVQVPYKRIKSNPGSVIIEGLPPGIPFRKPCTFGSQNLERILAVADKICFTITRPFQGLIPKPAPRRITLLKKAYASISDEEEVNCIGEKVILREQVKELFNQKYGDALGLDHSVLVPYKLIRASPESVEVSGLPDDIRFRNPNTYDLVRLEKILQARDEININIKSQLQPFAEICTETCNTEGKEVSTNRRKRKRVLESSRVSLPSESVVSTNQIPVMQWPMYMVDYSGVNVQVHGKVKY encoded by the exons TGTACAGCCATGTCAAAGCTCAATGCCGAAGTGGCTTGCGTCACAGTGCACGAGGACAGCGTGATCGCCGTGGGAACAGAAAAGGGAAGAGCTTTCCTCAACTCACGGAGGGAAATACAAACAGACTTCCACAAGTTTTGCA GGGTGCACTGTCTGCAAGGGCTGACCACAGTGAATGCCCATGCCAAAGTCCAGGAGAGTGAATTCAGCAAGCTTGGTAAAGAGGGCGGGCTCGGCAAACAAAGGGCGTCAACAGATGCCCACTCTAACATCTTTGTCTTGAGGAAAATGGTGGAGGAAGTCTTCAGTGTGCTTTACA GTGAGGCTGTTGGGAAGAGCAATAGCCTAGTCCCTGTGCCTTATGAGTGGATCCTGAAGGACCCCAGCTCTGTGGTGGCCCACGGCCTGCCTGAGGGGATCGCCCTGAGGAAACCTGCTGAGTATAACACCAAGACCTTAATGAAGATCCTGGAGCAGAGCAACCGCATCTACTTCACTGTCAAAAG GGGAACGGAGTCGCCTTTGCGCGAGACTAAGTCCAGTGCCGGCAATGTCAGCAACCACAACTCCTTCTCGGGCACCACCAAGATCCTAGCCAAACACGGCCCAGCCTCCAAGCCTGCCTCCACCGCCCAGGAATTGTCCACCGCATCAGTCTCGGCCAGCAACTCCATGCTCCACAGCTTCTTGTATGGCATGCCCATGTCCTCCCTGCCGCACCCTGATGGCAAGCTGGACCTCAAGCCCGCGTCCCTCCTCAACCTGGACAAAGACCGCCTGGGGGCCTGGGTGGCAGGGGCGGAGAAAGGGACGGCCGCCAAGGACAGTTCTGACAATGGTAAAATATATAACGTGACCCCACAGGAAGAAGCTGTTGCTGAGGTAGCAGATGATGGACATCCAG TACTCCAAGGGGAGTTGGGCCAGAGTCCTCCCAGCATCCACGTCTCCAAGCGCCTCCTGTTTTCCCTCGTACATGAGAAGTCAG AAAAATGGGATTCGTTCATTCGAGAGACAGAGGACATCAACACACTGAGAGAATGTGTGCAGATCCTGTTCAACAGTCGCTATG CGGAGGCCCTGGGCTTGGACCACATGGTTCCAGTGCCGTACCGGAAGATAGCCTGCGACCCAGAGGCTATGGAGATAATTGGCATCCCAGACAAAATCCCCTTCAAGAGGCCCTGTACCTACGGAGTACCCAAACTCAAACGCATCCTGGAGGAGCGCCACGGGGTCCGCTTTGTAGTGAAAAG AATGTTTGATGAAAGGATTTTCACAG CTGCTGGTAAGGTGGCCAAGGAGGAGGGGAAGCATGACATAAACTCCACCTTTGAGGACGGTTTCCCTGACAACCTCCAGGTCCCGTCGGCTGCACTGGAGCTGGTCACCAATCCTCACAGCAGCAG ATCTACAAGCTCTTGTGTGAGTCCATTGGCTGACTGCGAAGCAG GGCCTTCAGGAGATTGTATTCCCTTGAAAAAGATTAAAACGGAACCCCCAGATGGAGAAATCATCCAGGTGACTGTACCAG ATGCCAGTGTTTCAGTGGAGGAGCCAAGTGAGCCTCGGGCTGACCCAGTTGCAGCAGCATTGTTGGCAGGGGCCACCCCGGCGCAGGCTGCTCCCTGCCGCCCTTTGGAGACCCACGCAG CTGAAGCACTTTCATCTAAACCAGCTTCTCAAGGCCTCAGAAGATCTTCTGAAG GAAATCTAGCTGAGGACATAGGTGAAATTATCCTCCAGCTTCGGAGGCAAGTGGAAAGCCTATTCAGCACTAAGTATG cCGAGGCCCTTGGACTACCTGAGTCTGCAAAGGTGCCCTACTCCAAGTTTCAGATGTACCCAGAGGAGCTGTGTGTCACAGGGCTCCCAGAGGGCATGACTTTCCGTAGGCCCAACTGTTTCGGAGCGGCCAGGCTGCGAAAGATCCTGGCTGTTGGCAGCCAGATCCACTTTGTTATCAAAAG GCCAGAACTGTTGACAGATCTTGTCAAGCTAGAACCGCCTCCACTCCCAGCCTGTGATTCAG ACCTGGACTCCAAAGATGCTTTGTCAGAAGACGTAGGGGCTGCAATGCAGAGACCAAGCTTCCCAG ATAGCTTAGAGGCCAAGCTGTCTAGGATCGACCTGGCCAACACCCTGAGAGAGCAGGTCCAGGACCTATTCAACCGGAAGTATGGGGAGGCACTTGGCATCAAATACCCCGTCCAAGTGCCTTACAAGAGGATCAAGAGCAACCCGGGCTCGGTGATCATCGAGGGCCTGCCCCCTGGCATCCCCTTCAGGAAACCCTGTACCTTTGGCTCACAGAACCTGGAGAGGATCCTGGCAGTTGCAGACAAGATCTGCTTCACCATCACCAG ACCTTTCCAAGGACTCATCCCTAAACCAG CACCTCGTCGGATCACTTTATTGAAGAAGGCCTATGCCTCAATAAGCG ATGAGGAAGAGGTCAACTGTATCGGTGAGAAAGTGATACTTCGCGAGCAAGTGAAAGAACTCTTCAACCAGAAATATG GTGATGCTTTGGGCCTGGACCACTCTGTCCTGGTCCCATACAAGCTGATCCGTGCCAGTCCCGAGTCTGTGGAGGTTAGTGGCCTTCCGGATGATATTCGCTTCAGAAATCCCAACACTTACGACTTAGTCCGCCTGGAAAAGATTCTTCAAGCCCGAGATGagatcaacatcaacatcaaaagCCAGCTACA GCCTTTTGCAGAAATATGCACCGAAACATGTAACACAG AAGGGAAAGAGGTTTCTACCAATCGACGCAAACGCAAAAGAGTCCTGGAGAGCAGCCGGGTATCCTTACCCTCCGAGTCAGTGGTATCAACCAATCAGATTCCAGTGATG CAATGGCCCATGTACATGGTGGACTACAGTGGAGTGAATGTGCAAGTCCATGGGAAGGTGAAATACTAG
- the LOC109892930 gene encoding general transcription factor II-I repeat domain-containing protein 1 isoform X4, translating into MLVRRGMAQMRKSGCDGIRTNSRTELRVPQVSARQEILTSLVSALDSVCTAMSKLNAEVACVTVHEDSVIAVGTEKGRAFLNSRREIQTDFHKFCRVHCLQGLTTVNAHAKVQESEFSKLGKEGGLGKQRASTDAHSNIFVLRKMVEEVFSVLYSEAVGKSNSLVPVPYEWILKDPSSVVAHGLPEGIALRKPAEYNTKTLMKILEQSNRIYFTVKRGTESPLRETKSSAGNVSNHNSFSGTTKILAKHGPASKPASTAQELSTASVSASNSMLHSFLYGMPMSSLPHPDGKLDLKPASLLNLDKDRLGAWVAGAEKGTAAKDSSDNVLQGELGQSPPSIHVSKRLLFSLVHEKSEKWDSFIRETEDINTLRECVQILFNSRYAEALGLDHMVPVPYRKIACDPEAMEIIGIPDKIPFKRPCTYGVPKLKRILEERHGVRFVVKRMFDERIFTAAGKVAKEEGKHDINSTFEDGFPDNLQVPSAALELVTNPHSSRSTSSCVSPLADCEAGPSGDCIPLKKIKTEPPDGEIIQVTVPDASVSVEEPSEPRADPVAAALLAGATPAQAAPCRPLETHAAEALSSKPASQGLRRSSEGNLAEDIGEIILQLRRQVESLFSTKYAEALGLPESAKVPYSKFQMYPEELCVTGLPEGMTFRRPNCFGAARLRKILAVGSQIHFVIKRPELLTDLVKLEPPPLPACDSDFFSTDLDSKDALSEDVGAAMQRPSFPDSLEAKLSRIDLANTLREQVQDLFNRKYGEALGIKYPVQVPYKRIKSNPGSVIIEGLPPGIPFRKPCTFGSQNLERILAVADKICFTITRPFQGLIPKPAPRRITLLKKAYASISDEEEVNCIGEKVILREQVKELFNQKYGDALGLDHSVLVPYKLIRASPESVEVSGLPDDIRFRNPNTYDLVRLEKILQARDEININIKSQLQPFAEICTETCNTEGKEVSTNRRKRKRVLESSRVSLPSESVVSTNQIPVMQWPMYMVDYSGVNVQVHGKVKY; encoded by the exons TGTACAGCCATGTCAAAGCTCAATGCCGAAGTGGCTTGCGTCACAGTGCACGAGGACAGCGTGATCGCCGTGGGAACAGAAAAGGGAAGAGCTTTCCTCAACTCACGGAGGGAAATACAAACAGACTTCCACAAGTTTTGCA GGGTGCACTGTCTGCAAGGGCTGACCACAGTGAATGCCCATGCCAAAGTCCAGGAGAGTGAATTCAGCAAGCTTGGTAAAGAGGGCGGGCTCGGCAAACAAAGGGCGTCAACAGATGCCCACTCTAACATCTTTGTCTTGAGGAAAATGGTGGAGGAAGTCTTCAGTGTGCTTTACA GTGAGGCTGTTGGGAAGAGCAATAGCCTAGTCCCTGTGCCTTATGAGTGGATCCTGAAGGACCCCAGCTCTGTGGTGGCCCACGGCCTGCCTGAGGGGATCGCCCTGAGGAAACCTGCTGAGTATAACACCAAGACCTTAATGAAGATCCTGGAGCAGAGCAACCGCATCTACTTCACTGTCAAAAG GGGAACGGAGTCGCCTTTGCGCGAGACTAAGTCCAGTGCCGGCAATGTCAGCAACCACAACTCCTTCTCGGGCACCACCAAGATCCTAGCCAAACACGGCCCAGCCTCCAAGCCTGCCTCCACCGCCCAGGAATTGTCCACCGCATCAGTCTCGGCCAGCAACTCCATGCTCCACAGCTTCTTGTATGGCATGCCCATGTCCTCCCTGCCGCACCCTGATGGCAAGCTGGACCTCAAGCCCGCGTCCCTCCTCAACCTGGACAAAGACCGCCTGGGGGCCTGGGTGGCAGGGGCGGAGAAAGGGACGGCCGCCAAGGACAGTTCTGACAATG TACTCCAAGGGGAGTTGGGCCAGAGTCCTCCCAGCATCCACGTCTCCAAGCGCCTCCTGTTTTCCCTCGTACATGAGAAGTCAG AAAAATGGGATTCGTTCATTCGAGAGACAGAGGACATCAACACACTGAGAGAATGTGTGCAGATCCTGTTCAACAGTCGCTATG CGGAGGCCCTGGGCTTGGACCACATGGTTCCAGTGCCGTACCGGAAGATAGCCTGCGACCCAGAGGCTATGGAGATAATTGGCATCCCAGACAAAATCCCCTTCAAGAGGCCCTGTACCTACGGAGTACCCAAACTCAAACGCATCCTGGAGGAGCGCCACGGGGTCCGCTTTGTAGTGAAAAG AATGTTTGATGAAAGGATTTTCACAG CTGCTGGTAAGGTGGCCAAGGAGGAGGGGAAGCATGACATAAACTCCACCTTTGAGGACGGTTTCCCTGACAACCTCCAGGTCCCGTCGGCTGCACTGGAGCTGGTCACCAATCCTCACAGCAGCAG ATCTACAAGCTCTTGTGTGAGTCCATTGGCTGACTGCGAAGCAG GGCCTTCAGGAGATTGTATTCCCTTGAAAAAGATTAAAACGGAACCCCCAGATGGAGAAATCATCCAGGTGACTGTACCAG ATGCCAGTGTTTCAGTGGAGGAGCCAAGTGAGCCTCGGGCTGACCCAGTTGCAGCAGCATTGTTGGCAGGGGCCACCCCGGCGCAGGCTGCTCCCTGCCGCCCTTTGGAGACCCACGCAG CTGAAGCACTTTCATCTAAACCAGCTTCTCAAGGCCTCAGAAGATCTTCTGAAG GAAATCTAGCTGAGGACATAGGTGAAATTATCCTCCAGCTTCGGAGGCAAGTGGAAAGCCTATTCAGCACTAAGTATG cCGAGGCCCTTGGACTACCTGAGTCTGCAAAGGTGCCCTACTCCAAGTTTCAGATGTACCCAGAGGAGCTGTGTGTCACAGGGCTCCCAGAGGGCATGACTTTCCGTAGGCCCAACTGTTTCGGAGCGGCCAGGCTGCGAAAGATCCTGGCTGTTGGCAGCCAGATCCACTTTGTTATCAAAAG GCCAGAACTGTTGACAGATCTTGTCAAGCTAGAACCGCCTCCACTCCCAGCCTGTGATTCAG ACTTTTTTTCCACAGACCTGGACTCCAAAGATGCTTTGTCAGAAGACGTAGGGGCTGCAATGCAGAGACCAAGCTTCCCAG ATAGCTTAGAGGCCAAGCTGTCTAGGATCGACCTGGCCAACACCCTGAGAGAGCAGGTCCAGGACCTATTCAACCGGAAGTATGGGGAGGCACTTGGCATCAAATACCCCGTCCAAGTGCCTTACAAGAGGATCAAGAGCAACCCGGGCTCGGTGATCATCGAGGGCCTGCCCCCTGGCATCCCCTTCAGGAAACCCTGTACCTTTGGCTCACAGAACCTGGAGAGGATCCTGGCAGTTGCAGACAAGATCTGCTTCACCATCACCAG ACCTTTCCAAGGACTCATCCCTAAACCAG CACCTCGTCGGATCACTTTATTGAAGAAGGCCTATGCCTCAATAAGCG ATGAGGAAGAGGTCAACTGTATCGGTGAGAAAGTGATACTTCGCGAGCAAGTGAAAGAACTCTTCAACCAGAAATATG GTGATGCTTTGGGCCTGGACCACTCTGTCCTGGTCCCATACAAGCTGATCCGTGCCAGTCCCGAGTCTGTGGAGGTTAGTGGCCTTCCGGATGATATTCGCTTCAGAAATCCCAACACTTACGACTTAGTCCGCCTGGAAAAGATTCTTCAAGCCCGAGATGagatcaacatcaacatcaaaagCCAGCTACA GCCTTTTGCAGAAATATGCACCGAAACATGTAACACAG AAGGGAAAGAGGTTTCTACCAATCGACGCAAACGCAAAAGAGTCCTGGAGAGCAGCCGGGTATCCTTACCCTCCGAGTCAGTGGTATCAACCAATCAGATTCCAGTGATG CAATGGCCCATGTACATGGTGGACTACAGTGGAGTGAATGTGCAAGTCCATGGGAAGGTGAAATACTAG
- the LOC109892930 gene encoding general transcription factor II-I repeat domain-containing protein 1 isoform X7, with protein MAQMRKSGCDGIRTNSRTELRVPQVSARQEILTSLVSALDSVCTAMSKLNAEVACVTVHEDSVIAVGTEKGRAFLNSRREIQTDFHKFCRVHCLQGLTTVNAHAKVQESEFSKLGKEGGLGKQRASTDAHSNIFVLRKMVEEVFSVLYSEAVGKSNSLVPVPYEWILKDPSSVVAHGLPEGIALRKPAEYNTKTLMKILEQSNRIYFTVKRGTESPLRETKSSAGNVSNHNSFSGTTKILAKHGPASKPASTAQELSTASVSASNSMLHSFLYGMPMSSLPHPDGKLDLKPASLLNLDKDRLGAWVAGAEKGTAAKDSSDNVLQGELGQSPPSIHVSKRLLFSLVHEKSEKWDSFIRETEDINTLRECVQILFNSRYAEALGLDHMVPVPYRKIACDPEAMEIIGIPDKIPFKRPCTYGVPKLKRILEERHGVRFVVKRMFDERIFTAAGKVAKEEGKHDINSTFEDGFPDNLQVPSAALELVTNPHSSRSTSSCVSPLADCEAGPSGDCIPLKKIKTEPPDGEIIQVTVPDASVSVEEPSEPRADPVAAALLAGATPAQAAPCRPLETHAAEALSSKPASQGLRRSSEGNLAEDIGEIILQLRRQVESLFSTKYAEALGLPESAKVPYSKFQMYPEELCVTGLPEGMTFRRPNCFGAARLRKILAVGSQIHFVIKRPELLTDLVKLEPPPLPACDSDLDSKDALSEDVGAAMQRPSFPDSLEAKLSRIDLANTLREQVQDLFNRKYGEALGIKYPVQVPYKRIKSNPGSVIIEGLPPGIPFRKPCTFGSQNLERILAVADKICFTITRPFQGLIPKPAPRRITLLKKAYASISDEEEVNCIGEKVILREQVKELFNQKYGDALGLDHSVLVPYKLIRASPESVEVSGLPDDIRFRNPNTYDLVRLEKILQARDEININIKSQLQPFAEICTETCNTEGKEVSTNRRKRKRVLESSRVSLPSESVVSTNQIPVMQWPMYMVDYSGVNVQVHGKVKY; from the exons TGTACAGCCATGTCAAAGCTCAATGCCGAAGTGGCTTGCGTCACAGTGCACGAGGACAGCGTGATCGCCGTGGGAACAGAAAAGGGAAGAGCTTTCCTCAACTCACGGAGGGAAATACAAACAGACTTCCACAAGTTTTGCA GGGTGCACTGTCTGCAAGGGCTGACCACAGTGAATGCCCATGCCAAAGTCCAGGAGAGTGAATTCAGCAAGCTTGGTAAAGAGGGCGGGCTCGGCAAACAAAGGGCGTCAACAGATGCCCACTCTAACATCTTTGTCTTGAGGAAAATGGTGGAGGAAGTCTTCAGTGTGCTTTACA GTGAGGCTGTTGGGAAGAGCAATAGCCTAGTCCCTGTGCCTTATGAGTGGATCCTGAAGGACCCCAGCTCTGTGGTGGCCCACGGCCTGCCTGAGGGGATCGCCCTGAGGAAACCTGCTGAGTATAACACCAAGACCTTAATGAAGATCCTGGAGCAGAGCAACCGCATCTACTTCACTGTCAAAAG GGGAACGGAGTCGCCTTTGCGCGAGACTAAGTCCAGTGCCGGCAATGTCAGCAACCACAACTCCTTCTCGGGCACCACCAAGATCCTAGCCAAACACGGCCCAGCCTCCAAGCCTGCCTCCACCGCCCAGGAATTGTCCACCGCATCAGTCTCGGCCAGCAACTCCATGCTCCACAGCTTCTTGTATGGCATGCCCATGTCCTCCCTGCCGCACCCTGATGGCAAGCTGGACCTCAAGCCCGCGTCCCTCCTCAACCTGGACAAAGACCGCCTGGGGGCCTGGGTGGCAGGGGCGGAGAAAGGGACGGCCGCCAAGGACAGTTCTGACAATG TACTCCAAGGGGAGTTGGGCCAGAGTCCTCCCAGCATCCACGTCTCCAAGCGCCTCCTGTTTTCCCTCGTACATGAGAAGTCAG AAAAATGGGATTCGTTCATTCGAGAGACAGAGGACATCAACACACTGAGAGAATGTGTGCAGATCCTGTTCAACAGTCGCTATG CGGAGGCCCTGGGCTTGGACCACATGGTTCCAGTGCCGTACCGGAAGATAGCCTGCGACCCAGAGGCTATGGAGATAATTGGCATCCCAGACAAAATCCCCTTCAAGAGGCCCTGTACCTACGGAGTACCCAAACTCAAACGCATCCTGGAGGAGCGCCACGGGGTCCGCTTTGTAGTGAAAAG AATGTTTGATGAAAGGATTTTCACAG CTGCTGGTAAGGTGGCCAAGGAGGAGGGGAAGCATGACATAAACTCCACCTTTGAGGACGGTTTCCCTGACAACCTCCAGGTCCCGTCGGCTGCACTGGAGCTGGTCACCAATCCTCACAGCAGCAG ATCTACAAGCTCTTGTGTGAGTCCATTGGCTGACTGCGAAGCAG GGCCTTCAGGAGATTGTATTCCCTTGAAAAAGATTAAAACGGAACCCCCAGATGGAGAAATCATCCAGGTGACTGTACCAG ATGCCAGTGTTTCAGTGGAGGAGCCAAGTGAGCCTCGGGCTGACCCAGTTGCAGCAGCATTGTTGGCAGGGGCCACCCCGGCGCAGGCTGCTCCCTGCCGCCCTTTGGAGACCCACGCAG CTGAAGCACTTTCATCTAAACCAGCTTCTCAAGGCCTCAGAAGATCTTCTGAAG GAAATCTAGCTGAGGACATAGGTGAAATTATCCTCCAGCTTCGGAGGCAAGTGGAAAGCCTATTCAGCACTAAGTATG cCGAGGCCCTTGGACTACCTGAGTCTGCAAAGGTGCCCTACTCCAAGTTTCAGATGTACCCAGAGGAGCTGTGTGTCACAGGGCTCCCAGAGGGCATGACTTTCCGTAGGCCCAACTGTTTCGGAGCGGCCAGGCTGCGAAAGATCCTGGCTGTTGGCAGCCAGATCCACTTTGTTATCAAAAG GCCAGAACTGTTGACAGATCTTGTCAAGCTAGAACCGCCTCCACTCCCAGCCTGTGATTCAG ACCTGGACTCCAAAGATGCTTTGTCAGAAGACGTAGGGGCTGCAATGCAGAGACCAAGCTTCCCAG ATAGCTTAGAGGCCAAGCTGTCTAGGATCGACCTGGCCAACACCCTGAGAGAGCAGGTCCAGGACCTATTCAACCGGAAGTATGGGGAGGCACTTGGCATCAAATACCCCGTCCAAGTGCCTTACAAGAGGATCAAGAGCAACCCGGGCTCGGTGATCATCGAGGGCCTGCCCCCTGGCATCCCCTTCAGGAAACCCTGTACCTTTGGCTCACAGAACCTGGAGAGGATCCTGGCAGTTGCAGACAAGATCTGCTTCACCATCACCAG ACCTTTCCAAGGACTCATCCCTAAACCAG CACCTCGTCGGATCACTTTATTGAAGAAGGCCTATGCCTCAATAAGCG ATGAGGAAGAGGTCAACTGTATCGGTGAGAAAGTGATACTTCGCGAGCAAGTGAAAGAACTCTTCAACCAGAAATATG GTGATGCTTTGGGCCTGGACCACTCTGTCCTGGTCCCATACAAGCTGATCCGTGCCAGTCCCGAGTCTGTGGAGGTTAGTGGCCTTCCGGATGATATTCGCTTCAGAAATCCCAACACTTACGACTTAGTCCGCCTGGAAAAGATTCTTCAAGCCCGAGATGagatcaacatcaacatcaaaagCCAGCTACA GCCTTTTGCAGAAATATGCACCGAAACATGTAACACAG AAGGGAAAGAGGTTTCTACCAATCGACGCAAACGCAAAAGAGTCCTGGAGAGCAGCCGGGTATCCTTACCCTCCGAGTCAGTGGTATCAACCAATCAGATTCCAGTGATG CAATGGCCCATGTACATGGTGGACTACAGTGGAGTGAATGTGCAAGTCCATGGGAAGGTGAAATACTAG